TATCCTGCCTCTCACCCCCTCTCTCCCAAGACCAGGCTTGATCTGAAGACAGCAGCTTGAAGTCATACTTGACAGACGATCAGTTTCCAAGGCTTTGATAAAGTCACAAACAGTGGCTATCCCAAGGAGAAGCTAATCTGATTGTCCTTGGTGCCAGGGCATTCAAGTCTGTCATGGGTAGCGAGCCCGCAGTCATGTGGCACCAGAGGGGCAGCTGTATCAACAGGCCCACACAGGACTCAGCCAGAGACTGACTTTCAAATAGAAGGGAAGAATGGAGGGCAATGGACATGGGGCCTATACAGTGCAGCGCTGTCAGCAGGCCTGGGTCAGAGGGGCTAATCCTACGTTAGGGCCTGAGTTCTTAGAAAGCTCAGGGCTCGCCACTATTGCACAATAGCCGCTGCTAGTCCTCTGCCCATTAACTGGGCATACCCTTCCAGAGCATGATTGGTATATCTTGACACTTTGACCAAGATCTCCACCCAAGACACAGATGACTGAGTGTCCTTGGGATAGTTCCTTTATGGTCTGTAAGGGTCCCTCCCTGGCATCACAAGACCGTGTAATAAAAGTATTTTCCAAGTCCACAGCACATGCGTTCTCTGGGTGACAGGCGAACTCAGAGGACATTGCTTTCAGAACATATGGCTAAGTTGGCCCCAGAGGAGCAGGTACAGTGGTCATCACTTGACTGGATGAACTGGTTTGCTAGGTCCCCATCCACTTAGGATCCCAACCTCCTCAGAGACCTCAGAACACACAGCAGGGGACCATGGGCTGCAGGTGAAGGCAGGAACTCCCCACAGAGCCAGCTGGGTGTTGCAGGACACTGATGTTAGCCACTGTGTAAGTCTACCTTGCTAGAGACTCCGTGCTCAGAGCACCCTGGCTGTGTGAGTGTGCCCCCCACATTCCCGTGGCTGTGTGCTTGCCTGGCGAGCCCCCATCTCACCCTTCCCACTCTACCAGCTCCCAACCCTTTTTGACCCCACTGTgacccctttctctgcctctgcttaccAAGCCTAACTCATCCATCAAGAACTGGTGGGCTTTCAAGGAGACAGGAAACTAGGGAGAAGAGGCAGGAGTGGGAAAGTCCCCAGAGCGCTGGATACCTCTGTGTTTGGGCCCAGAGCACACTTGACTCACCCCTCACAGCGGGCCTGACCTCTGGTGTGGAAACTAGCACAGTTGGATAGTTGTCAAGTGTCACGGGGCAGGTTACAAATAGCACGGGGATTAGCAAACCCATCAGACACTGTTCAAGGGCAGGGAGAGTTAACAGTTTAATCTCCGGAGCAccaggaaggttttttttttttttttttttttttttttttttttttttttttttttttttttttttttgcaaaggagGATTGCGTGCATATATATGACCAGGAAGGGACAAGGGTGACCCACCACAGGACTTGCTGGGGATAAGCTTCAGTCTAAGAGCTAGGCTCTCATGTTGAAAGTTAGCATAGACGGTCCCCGGTCTCACTCTCCAGGAGTCTCTGGGGGGCGTCCCCATATCCTCTTGTAGAAAGCTACCTGCGAGGCTCTAGGTCCCGCGATCCCCGTCAAGGTCTCAGAGCTCTTGGACTTCCAGTGGTGGCAGAACGGCGGGGACCTCTGCTCAGCCTCGGCTTTCCCTGTTGCTCTGCCCAGGGATCAGGCATTCCGCAGCCGGCCCCCTCCCAGTCCCGGAGCTCTGCACCTAGGCTGCTAAGGGATCAGCTCCTTTCTCAGCTGCCCGCCTCCGTGTCGCCACCGCACGTTGGCAGCCGGGGCTGCTAGCAGGACAATCTGGACTCGCTGGTACCCACAACTTTGTGGAGCGTGCCTGTCTGCCTCCACCCCCTGTCGATGATCTCTCGCTTGCACCGCCAAGTCCTACGGTCCCAGGCCGCGAAGCTGACCAACTAGGATCCGGAGAGGTGCGCCGGTGCCCCAGGAGGGCAGCGCCCGGCGGCGGCCAGATCCCACCagccagccctgccctgccccgcccgGCCGCCGCCGCACCCGCCAGCCGGGCACTGCCAGGCTCTCTGCACACGGAGGAGGCCCGCCCTCTCCGCCCGGACGCGCAGAGGGTGTGCGTGGAGCCAGGGGTGTGGCGCCAGGACCAACGCAGGTAAGCTGCTCTCCGGAACCGCAGCTACTCCTGCGTTCCCGCAAAGACATTCTCCTCTCCTGGCCTGGCTTTGCCAACCGTCCCGAGCTTTTTTGGACGCAGAGACGTTGATTTGGGTCTGGCTTTTGGAATAAGCAAAGGAGTGTTTAGTGGAGCGGATTTGGCTTTCTGAGGAAACTGAGTTTAAAATTGAAAAGGTTCATTTTCTTATGTAATTTTCCATCTATTCGGATGTCTCGGGGTGTCCGTGTTTTGAGCGCACCTAAGGGAGCCGCTGAAGTGATTCTCACCTTAGTTTGAATCAAGGACTAACATATGTGCTAGTGGGTGTCCTGGAGTGAAAGGAAGTACAAACCTAGTTTGGTGCTTCCTCTGTTTGTCGTGTTGGTGTTTGAGAATTTGCCTTAAAAGAGCTGAGGCCCGGAGATTGGCTGCGAAGCGAAGACACCAAGACAACAGTGAGTTCCTAACAGAACTCAGGCGGGTGGCCCTTATCTGGAAAAGCAGAGGTGGGGTTATGTGATTCAGGGGAAGGTGTGTTTTAAATTAGGGGGATGCTTTAAATCTTCCTTCTTAGGATCTCCATGGAATGTGGCTTTTGCAAGTTTGAGAGAAAAGAGCCCTTcactcctctgcttcctcttttctccacTTCCTTCTGATTCTATCACACTTTTCCTGGGAAAGCACTTCCTGGGGTGTCAGCACCAGCTGTCTCCTTCCGTCACTCATGAGCCCTGCAAGATGATCTTGGCCTTGGAGCCATGAACTCCTTCATATGATCATGAATGTGAATGGCAGAGTATGTTTGAAAGTTTCCTGTGTTTGATTATGTCCTTCCTGACTTTGGATTGTGCTCGTGAGTGCTACAGTAAGGTCCCATACTGTCACCAGATCAGTGGCTCAAAGATCAGTGCCCTGTGAACCAGCCTGCCCTTTAACCGCGCTTGCTGAGGTTAGGATATAATactcttttgcttttgctttattatgagacagggtctctccattatgtagctctggctttcctagaactcactctgtaaatcaggctggtcttgaacttagagatcctccTATCTCCGTCTCctgttaaaggtgtgtgtcaccatgaccTTGTGGCCTTGTGGAAGGTGCTTTTCCAGTTGGTTCCACTTCTGCCTTCCCAGGAAGTTTTGTTAGCCTTCTGTGTTTTGTAGCTTCTTGCTGCTCACCGTGTCTAAGCCTCTGTGGAGGAGGTAGCACTGTGGAGGAGGGTGACTGATGGCCGCCTGCCGTACCCTGTCCGCCTACCTGAGGGCATTGTCTACCTTGGCGATGGGGCTGGACTTCACCTGTCTGGCCAGATCCTCTCAACTCATGCCAGTGTCCTGAAACTGAGCTGCCAGTGGGGGCGGGGTGACCGGGCAGCCTCAGTCAGAGTTTGCTTCTTGAAAACTCAAGGATCACATTTTGACAGAATTAACGTTAAAGTCCACAGACCCTCTGTGTTTCGGAGtcacctttttgttttattgggaCTGCTGACATTGGGTCGTGTGGCGAGGTAGCCTTACAATATGAAATGAAAAGATGCTGGGGTCTTAAATAGGAAGTGGGATGCTAGTTATTGGACAAAATTTTGCATACTCAGAGCAGTTCTGACACCATACTAGGCAGTTGTATATCAGAAACTATTCCTGTTGCTGTGCCCTTATctgccatctttttcttttttctttctttctttctttctttctttctttctttctttctttctttctttctttctttctttcgttctctctctctctctctctctctctctctctctctctctctctctctttcttttttgcctgGAGAAATGAGTTTGTAGGACTCAGGTCAGGAAAAGCCACACCCACACAGccagtcattttatttatttttttaaatttttttcttatctcAGAAGCATGGTGATtgaatttcctttttttggtgatatattcataaaataacacatttggGAGTCTTTGAATGCCAGTTCACCTGACTCACAGGCTAAGTCATTGTTCTACAGTAGACCAGTTGCACGGAGTTCCGCCTCCTGACAGGTCACCCCTCTGTGATTTCTGCAATTGCCAGCAAGAGATCAGAGCTGGTCAGACATACCTGTGCTCATGGTAATTTTGCATTTATTATTGCTTGCAGAGCCTGCAACTGCTGGAGGGAAGGAAACTCATTTCTCCTTCACGTCGGGGAACAACAAGGAGGCCTTTTCTTTTCTGGCCATGTCGTCTGTAGGAACTGCTGAGGCAGATGGAGACCAGAGGGACCGGCACGTCAGCAagctcattttcttcctctttgtcttcGGTGCAGTTCTGTTGTGTGTAGGGGTCCTGCTCTCCATCTTCGGGTACCAGGCATGCCAATATAAGCCCCTCTCACACTGCAGCATGGTGCTAAAGATTGCTGGGCCTTCGTGTGCAGTGATGGGGCTAGGGGCTGTGATTCTGGCCCGGTCCCGGGCACGCCTGCACCTGCGGGAGCGACAGCGGCAAGGCCTCCGGGACCCTGACCAGTCCTTATTCTGTGGAGAGAGCCGCCAGTTTGCCCAGTGTCTCATCTTTGGGTTCTTGTTTCTGGCCAGTGGCATGCTCATTAGCATACTGGGCATTTGGGTGCCAGGATGCAGCTCAGACTGGGCACAGGAGCCGCTGAACGAGACAAGCGCAGAAGAGGGAGAAGGCCAGATGTGCGGCTTCCTCTCTCTGCAGATCATGGGGCCCTTGGTTGTGCTTGTGGGGTTGTGTTTCTTTGTGGTGGCCCAtgttaagaagaaaaacaacttgaGTTCAAGCCGAGACACCTCTGAAATCGAAGGTGGACGCACGCACAGTACGGAGCCTGTCCACATCACTGTAGGTAAGTGTCTGTTTTGTCATGTGTGCACTTTCTCGAGTTCCAGTGGATGTTGCTTCAAGACTTAACCAGGCTTCCCTAGGTCTGGTATGGGTTCCTTTTCTCAACTCCTCTCTGTCTCATACATATGCACTCATTTGAGCACACAGGTACCCTGTCACTAccaccactacacacacacacacacacacacacacacacactgccatctctGCCTTAGTGTGTCCTGTAGGAATTCTTCTCTCCCCAGCATCACTATcatttagcacacacacacacacacacacacacacacacactgccatctctGCCTTAGTATGCCCTGTGGGAATTCATCTCTCCCCAGTATCACTATcatttagcacacacacacacacacacacacacacacacacacacattgccatCCCTGTCTTGGTGTGCCCTGTGGGAATTCTTCTTTCTTCAGCAGCATTATATCACTTAGCAGAAGCATCAAGCCAGTGAGTAATGACCCTGACTGAGATGGAGGCAGCCTTGGGGCCTTCTGTTATCTTAGGGAGCAACCATGTGACTCCCGTTTCCCCAACTCTTCTCATGCTGGGATGCAGCATCGGTTTCAGTTAGGGGACACTGTTGGGGTTCCCTCACTGCCTGTCACCTTCAGACACAGAAGGCTTGGATAATGAGGCTTCCTGAGCTTGAAAGTGTGGAGGTACAGAGAAGGGACAAATAGATGAGACCCATCTCATGTTGGGACATCCTCTGGCCCCTTCACTGGCGGTGGATGGAGGGAATGAGTTCACTGGGCCTCTGGACTCCCGAGGTAGCAGGCTTGAGGGGAAGAGCAGATGAGTTTGTAGAACGCACTGTCTAAACTTGAGCAAACTCTCTGGTTCCCTTACCTGTGTCCATAAATGTTTATAGTGACAACGCAAGTCTCATACAAGCTACCGCTCACAGAGGATCTAATCCTGTGCCAAACGCTACTCTAGGGTTAAAGAGCTTCCTGTCTGAGAGTCAGCCATGCTTAGCACGACCCATCAAGGCAGACTTACCAGCTCCATGTGAGACGGGAAGAAACAGGGGCCCAAGGCTACAAATGAGCAAGAGGCAGGGAACAACTAGCCAGATGAGCAGCCTCATACAGCCTACCTCGTGCAGAGGGCCTGCCCCAGCACTCACAGATGGCATTAGATTTCACTAGTCACGGGTGTTCTTAGAAGGCGCTCCGGGAGACACGAGGAGAGCTCCCCCAGTGTTATGTGTTATTTTCTATGTATGCTTAACTCTCAGGTAAATGAATGCTTCAGAGATAGGTGCTCCTCCAGAGGGCTGGGAGTATTTTGAGATGTGTTCTTGGGGTTTACCAGAAGGGGACTTCGCCATCAGCAGGTTCCTGGAATCTGGTGCAAGCTGGGAGCAGAGCCAGGGCGCTGCTCCTGAACGTGAACCCTTGTTCTAAGTTGCAAATTTTAAAACTCACCTTTTACTTTCCCTCGGTGTCCATCCCACCCGTGAATCCCTGACTTCTtgagctctcttctctcctcgAGGTTGCGGAAGAAGGTCGAAAGGTTTCCACGCGGTTCCATTATAGACATGTTCAGTGCTATATCTTGGACGCGTGAGCGGGCATCAAGAGGCCTGTTTTCAGTGAAAGCATGTCACGTGATGCCCTGTGGGCTCACTTTACAGGCCCTCTACATGATAGTACACAGTTAAAGTGAGTGTTCAATTCGCTAGACCTCCTATGAGCTTCTTTctttaaataagatttatttattcatttattgtttttgtttgtttgcttgagacacAGTCTCCCTCTGAAGCTCTGggtgtcccagaactcactttgtagaccaggttggcctcaaattcacagagatctgcctgcctctgcctcctgagtgcttggattaaaggcctgtgctactcTTCCCAGATAAGATGTATTTCATTTTAAGTAAGTGTACGTGTATTTAGGGTCATGCACACCCAGAGACCAGAACAGGgtgaatcccctagaactggagttataagcagttgtgagGCGCCTGATTGGTGCTGACCTTGGAGC
Above is a genomic segment from Apodemus sylvaticus chromosome 16, mApoSyl1.1, whole genome shotgun sequence containing:
- the Tmem171 gene encoding transmembrane protein 171 — its product is MSSVGTAEADGDQRDRHVSKLIFFLFVFGAVLLCVGVLLSIFGYQACQYKPLSHCSMVLKIAGPSCAVMGLGAVILARSRARLHLRERQRQGLRDPDQSLFCGESRQFAQCLIFGFLFLASGMLISILGIWVPGCSSDWAQEPLNETSAEEGEGQMCGFLSLQIMGPLVVLVGLCFFVVAHVKKKNNLSSSRDTSEIEGGRTHSTEPVHITVGDSVIIFPPPPPPYFPESSAVASSPGANSLHRIENPPSYSSLFNYSRTPAPENQGAASERERELIYTISGPGSPSVNPHTGPLPLDLPPRYEEKETAPATPPAAPSEPSPP